From a region of the Rhipicephalus microplus isolate Deutch F79 unplaced genomic scaffold, USDA_Rmic scaffold_13, whole genome shotgun sequence genome:
- the LOC142784025 gene encoding uncharacterized protein LOC142784025 encodes MAKMWEFDAFIEEGDEDFALNVERFGHYCKVAGVQDEELKKSAFISAIGKKAYKTLKDLLLPAKPEEKTFKDLVNVLSGHYEPSSQVIAERFKFNRSYQGEGESVAAFAVTLKHMAAKCNYGTFLDDALRDRFVAGLRNSTIQTGLLKRKELTFESACVFAKSVELAERESRGFRPTANTDADIHALKKTGKEPEFASKPKNSSMQSCYRCGQKHDARCCRYRKFKCHLCKRVGHLARMCRCKQPAPGTVHNVSDEASGGTELLLHGVYLVGTEQPYEVEVQIAGQLVKMQVDTGAAVSLVPECVYRQLKQPPQPLQLAKCEMKLKTYGGATLLVKGQAEVLVDYKGQRIVLPIIVVPGEKPALLGRDWIANLGMDLNSIHEVHAQPSVDSILSRSVWIPEQTRMAQPGSTPSQSDSDTASPPDGPAPEKRLQPPDRASVTELPSQQAPDASSQENVAPPELRRSTRIRKPPERFGYAAK; translated from the exons ATGGCGAAGATGTGGGAATTTGACGCCTTCATAGAAGAAGGAGACGAAGATTTCGCTTTGAATGTAGAACGGTTTGGGCACTATTGCAAAGTAGCCGGCGTACAAGACGAAGAACTTAAAAAGTCAGCCTTCATCTCTGCCATAGGAAAGAAAGCGTACAAGACGCTCAAGGACCTTCTTCTACCTGCAAAACCTGAAGAGAAGACGTTCAAGGACTTGGTGAATGTGCTGAGTGGCCACTACGAGCCTTCAAGTCAAGTCATTGCGGAGCGGTTCAAATTCAACAGGAGCTACCAAGGAGAAGGGGAGTCCGTCGCGGCATTTGCAGTCACGCTGAAGCACATGGCAGCCAAGTGCAACTACGGTACGTTTCTCGACGACGCTTTACGGGACCGGTTCGTCGCTGGGTTACGGAATTCCACCATTCAGACGGGTTTACTGAAGAGGAAGGAACTGACGTTCGAATCGGCCTGCGTTTTTGCTAAGAGCGTTGAGCTAGCGGAGCGGGAGTCGAGGGGATTCCGACCAACTGCGAATACGGATGCCGACATTCACGCTCTAAAGAAGACGGGGAAGGAACCGGAGTTTGCCAGCAAGCCGAAGAACAGTTCAATGCAAAGCTGCTATCGATGCGGTCAAAAGCATGACGCCCGTTGCTGCCGTTATCGTAAATTCAAATGCCATCTTTGCAAGCGCGTGGGACATTTGGCGCGCATGTGCAGatgcaagcaaccggcgcctggTACCGTCCACAACGTGAGTGACGAAGCGAGCGGAGGCACAGAGCTGCTGCTGCACGGTGTGTATCTGGTGGGCACGGAACAACCATACGAAGTTGAAGTACAGATAGCCGGCCAGCTTGTGAAGATGCAAGTAGATACGGGCGCAGCCGTATCACTCGTTCCGGAATGCGTTTACCGGCAgctaaagcagccgccgcagccgctgcAGCTTGCGAAGTGCGAGATGAAGCTCAAGACTTACGGCGGAGCGACGCTACTAGTGAAAGGCCAAGCGGAGGTCTTGGTCGATTATAAGGGACAGCGGATAGTCCTGCCAATCATCGTGGTACCAGGAGAGAAGCCAGCACTCCTAGGCCGCGACTGGATTGCGAACCTCGGAATGGACCTAAACAGCATTCACGAGGTGCACGCACAACCGTCTGTCGACAGCATCCTGTCAAG AAGCGTGTGGATTCCTGAGCAAACCCGCATGGCACAGCCGGGTTCCACTCCGTCACAAAGCGACAGCGACACCGCATCGCCGCCGGACGGGCCTGCACCAGAGAAACGACTTCAGCCACCTGACCGAGCCAGCGTGACGGAACTGCCATCACAGCAGGCGCCTGACGCCAGCTCCCAAGAAAACGTCGCGCCACCTGAATTGCGACGAAGCACAAGAATTCGAAAGCCTCCCGAACGTTTTGGCTATGCTGCTAAATAA